The following coding sequences lie in one Marinobacter arenosus genomic window:
- a CDS encoding valine--pyruvate transaminase, giving the protein MKLSAFGRKFTADAGITSLMDDLGNAMASGDDMIMMGGGNPGHIPEIQQRVQEILADMSQSEGDVRRLVGIYDPPQGEKQFIGALAELLNREYGWGLEPENIALTNGSQAAFFMLFNMFGGDYGNGQHKHILLPLAPEYIGYADAGIEPGLFHAVQPDISFTDAHEFKYRVDFDAVEVTGETGAICVSRPTNPTGNVVTDDELARLEALAREHDVPLIVDGAYGTPFPSLLFVDAKPTWNDQIILCLSLSKLGLPAARTGIVIAAKPVIKALSGVNAIMNLATGSFGAMLADPLVRSGEILSLSRDVVCPFYKAKMEKAVATFRQAMGEDTCRWYIHKPEGAMFLWLWFPDLPITSLELYQRLKARGVLVVSGHYFFPGLPDDNWKHRHECLRVTYSQDDARVAEGLRIIADEVKAVWAEASGGA; this is encoded by the coding sequence ATGAAACTCTCTGCATTTGGTCGCAAGTTTACAGCCGATGCCGGTATAACCTCGCTGATGGACGATCTGGGCAATGCCATGGCGTCCGGCGATGACATGATCATGATGGGCGGTGGGAATCCCGGTCACATTCCTGAAATCCAGCAGCGGGTCCAGGAAATTCTGGCGGATATGAGTCAAAGCGAGGGCGATGTCCGGCGGTTGGTGGGCATCTATGATCCGCCCCAGGGTGAGAAGCAGTTCATTGGCGCGCTCGCGGAACTTCTGAATCGCGAGTACGGCTGGGGCCTTGAGCCCGAGAATATTGCGCTCACCAACGGCAGCCAGGCCGCCTTCTTCATGCTGTTCAACATGTTTGGCGGCGATTACGGTAATGGCCAGCACAAGCACATCCTGTTGCCCTTGGCCCCCGAGTACATTGGTTACGCGGACGCCGGCATTGAGCCCGGTCTGTTTCACGCGGTTCAGCCCGACATCTCGTTCACCGATGCCCACGAATTCAAGTACCGTGTCGACTTCGATGCGGTCGAAGTCACCGGGGAAACCGGCGCGATCTGTGTTTCCCGGCCCACCAATCCCACCGGCAATGTCGTCACCGACGATGAGCTGGCCAGGCTCGAAGCATTGGCCCGTGAGCACGATGTGCCGTTGATCGTGGATGGGGCTTACGGCACGCCGTTCCCAAGTCTGTTGTTTGTTGATGCCAAGCCGACCTGGAACGACCAGATCATCCTGTGCCTGAGCCTCTCCAAGCTCGGGTTGCCGGCGGCAAGAACCGGGATCGTGATTGCGGCCAAGCCAGTTATCAAGGCGCTGTCCGGCGTCAACGCCATCATGAACCTGGCGACCGGCAGCTTTGGCGCGATGCTGGCAGATCCACTGGTCCGGTCCGGTGAGATTCTGTCCCTGAGTCGGGACGTGGTATGTCCGTTCTACAAGGCAAAAATGGAAAAGGCCGTTGCGACCTTTCGCCAGGCCATGGGCGAAGATACGTGCCGCTGGTACATTCACAAGCCCGAAGGGGCCATGTTCCTGTGGTTGTGGTTCCCGGACCTACCCATCACCAGTCTGGAGTTATACCAGCGCCTGAAAGCGCGCGGCGTGCTGGTGGTGTCCGGTCACTATTTCTTCCCGGGCCTGCCGGACGATAACTGGAAGCATCGCCATGAGTGCCTCAGGGTGACCTATTCTCAGGACGATGCCCGCGTTGCCGAGGGCCTTCGGATCATTGCAGATGAAGTCAAGGCGGTCTGGGCCGAGGCCAGTGGCGGGGCCTAG
- a CDS encoding YjaG family protein: MNANQFLKAVSQLQGWRECAFLLALAERSFPNYALFADAVGLKTGAKMQQLLDLAWDMLQKDAAESAIPQLLAKLETLSPDVDAYDAYGVYPAFDFCQLLEQALLNRLNPAKHRATEASQMATGTVMNFVELSEGDELDEDELVRLLDQHPLMKEDKAFQRDIVLALKRQRTPTEQFIEKLRDDAANDGVSNLGISLAE; the protein is encoded by the coding sequence ATGAACGCCAACCAGTTCCTGAAAGCCGTTTCCCAACTGCAGGGATGGCGCGAATGCGCCTTCCTGCTGGCGCTCGCCGAGCGCTCCTTTCCGAATTATGCGCTGTTTGCCGATGCGGTGGGCCTGAAGACCGGCGCCAAGATGCAGCAACTGCTGGACCTGGCCTGGGACATGCTGCAGAAGGATGCGGCCGAATCCGCCATTCCCCAATTGCTGGCCAAGCTCGAAACACTGTCCCCGGACGTGGACGCCTACGATGCCTACGGCGTGTATCCGGCGTTCGATTTCTGCCAGTTGCTCGAGCAGGCCCTGCTCAACCGCCTGAACCCGGCGAAACACCGGGCGACAGAGGCGTCGCAAATGGCCACGGGCACCGTCATGAATTTTGTCGAGCTGTCCGAGGGCGACGAGCTCGACGAGGATGAACTGGTGCGCCTGCTTGACCAGCATCCCCTGATGAAAGAAGACAAGGCCTTCCAGCGCGACATCGTGTTGGCGCTGAAGCGCCAGCGTACCCCCACAGAGCAGTTCATCGAGAAGCTGCGGGACGATGCTGCCAACGACGGCGTCAGTAACCTGGGGATTTCGCTGGCCGAGTAA
- the dcd gene encoding dCTP deaminase: protein MSIKSDKWIRRMSEQHGMIEPFESGQVRESEKGRVISYGTSSYGYDVRCSNEFKIFTNVHSATVDPKNFDENSFVNYTGDVCIIPPNSFALARTVEYFRIPRSVLTICLGKSTYARCGIIVNVTPLEPEWEGQVTLEFSNTTNLPAKIYANEGVAQMLFFESDEICETSYKDRGGKYLGQTGVTLPRT, encoded by the coding sequence ATGAGCATCAAATCCGATAAGTGGATTCGCCGGATGTCCGAGCAGCACGGCATGATCGAACCGTTCGAAAGCGGGCAGGTTCGTGAATCCGAAAAAGGCCGGGTTATCTCCTACGGCACCTCGAGCTACGGCTATGACGTGCGCTGCAGCAACGAGTTCAAAATCTTCACCAACGTCCACTCCGCGACGGTCGACCCGAAGAATTTTGATGAAAACAGCTTTGTGAACTATACCGGCGACGTCTGCATCATCCCGCCGAACTCCTTTGCTCTGGCTCGCACCGTGGAATACTTCCGCATTCCCCGCAGCGTGCTCACCATCTGCCTTGGAAAGTCCACCTATGCCCGTTGCGGCATCATCGTCAACGTGACGCCCCTTGAGCCCGAGTGGGAAGGACAGGTCACCCTGGAATTTTCCAACACTACCAACCTGCCGGCGAAAATCTACGCCAACGAAGGTGTTGCGCAGATGCTGTTCTTCGAATCCGACGAGATCTGCGAGACCAGTTACAAGGATCGTGGCGGCAAGTACCTGGGTCAGACTGGCGTGACCCTGCCGCGGACATGA
- the apbC gene encoding iron-sulfur cluster carrier protein ApbC — MTQISEQALQAAIREYRDPYLEKDLYELDAVKALNADDAGNVTLMVELPYPSKGIAGALKQLVSVALENVDGVEHAEVHVGQKIHSYKVQKDLPSVPGVKNIIAVASGKGGVGKSTTAVNLALALQAEGARVGILDADIYGPSIGMMLGVPEGKRPDTRENKYFVPMEAHGLQANSMAFVVTEKTPMVWRGPMVSGAVMQLLQQTLWNELDYLIVDMPPGTGDIQLTLAQKVPVTGAVIVTTPQDIALLDGKKGIEMFRKVDIPVLGVVENMSVHICSNCGHEEPLFGHGGGERIAEEYDTTLLGQLPLHMTIREQTDGGRPSVVAEPDSEVARRYRDIARKVGAELSTRERNLSGSISSVSVTEH; from the coding sequence ATGACACAGATTTCAGAGCAGGCCCTGCAGGCGGCGATTCGCGAGTACCGCGATCCGTATCTGGAAAAGGACCTTTACGAGCTCGATGCCGTCAAGGCACTGAACGCTGACGACGCGGGCAACGTGACGTTGATGGTCGAGCTGCCGTACCCGTCCAAAGGCATCGCCGGCGCCCTCAAACAGCTGGTTTCCGTGGCGCTCGAAAACGTGGATGGGGTCGAGCATGCCGAGGTGCATGTCGGGCAGAAGATACACTCCTACAAGGTCCAGAAAGACCTGCCGTCCGTTCCAGGGGTGAAAAACATCATTGCCGTGGCCTCCGGTAAAGGCGGTGTCGGCAAGTCCACCACGGCCGTTAACCTCGCCCTGGCACTGCAGGCCGAAGGAGCCCGGGTTGGCATCCTGGACGCGGACATCTACGGACCCAGCATCGGCATGATGCTGGGCGTGCCGGAAGGAAAGCGGCCGGACACCCGTGAAAACAAGTACTTCGTGCCCATGGAAGCCCATGGCCTCCAGGCCAACTCCATGGCGTTTGTGGTCACCGAAAAGACCCCCATGGTCTGGCGCGGTCCGATGGTGAGTGGTGCGGTCATGCAGTTGCTCCAGCAGACCCTCTGGAACGAGCTTGATTACCTGATCGTCGACATGCCGCCGGGCACCGGCGACATCCAGCTGACCCTGGCCCAGAAGGTGCCCGTGACCGGCGCCGTCATCGTCACGACACCCCAGGACATCGCCTTGCTGGACGGCAAAAAGGGCATCGAAATGTTTCGCAAGGTAGATATCCCGGTTCTGGGTGTGGTTGAGAACATGAGCGTCCACATCTGCAGCAACTGCGGCCACGAAGAGCCCTTGTTCGGTCATGGCGGCGGCGAGCGGATCGCCGAGGAATACGACACCACGCTGCTCGGCCAACTGCCACTGCACATGACCATCCGCGAGCAGACCGACGGCGGCCGGCCCTCTGTGGTGGCGGAGCCGGACTCTGAAGTGGCGCGCCGTTATCGGGACATTGCCCGTAAGGTGGGCGCTGAACTGTCCACCCGTGAGCGCAATCTCAGCGGTTCGATCTCCAGTGTTTCGGTAACCGAGCACTAA
- the metG gene encoding methionine--tRNA ligase: MTQASPKQQRDILVTSALPYANGPIHLGHLLEYIQTDIWVRYQNMRGQNCYYVCADDAHGTAIMLRAEREGISSEQLIDRIREEHQQDFGGFHIRFDNYYTTHSEENRQFSEYIYHQLQENGHIATRKITQSFDPEKNMFLADRFIKGTCPKCKTEDQYGDNCEACGATYTPAELINPRSAVSGATPIEKESEHYFFKLPDFHDFLANWTRSGTLQPQVANKLAEWLDAGLQEWDISRDAPYFGFEIPDAPGKYFYVWLDAPIGYLASFKNLCNREGIDFEHFWKADSTAEVYHFIGKDIINFHALFWPSMLHDAGFRTPTAVWAHGFVTVNGKKMSKSRGTFIMARTYLDHLNPEYLRYYFAAKLTGGVDDMDLNLEDFAARVNSDLVGKVVNIASRSAGFITKRFDGQLGKVTEHDKLREFIEAGKDIEEFYESREFGRAMRRIMELADIANQYVNDEQPWVIAKQEGQDEKLQAICTNALNMFHLLITYLAPVLPETAKASEAFLNAPLNWNDRAQRLENHGINKFKPLMNRVDMAQIEKMLDASKEELPAATGKPAPAANLEPVADEIEFGDFAKVDLRVAKIVKAEHVDGADKLLRLTLDIGHGERNVFAGIKSAYKPEDLEGRLTVMVANLQPRKMKFGLSEGMVLAAGPGGKEIFILSPDSGATPGMRIM; encoded by the coding sequence ATGACGCAAGCGAGTCCAAAGCAACAGCGCGATATTCTGGTCACCAGCGCCCTGCCCTATGCCAATGGCCCCATTCATCTGGGCCACCTGCTGGAATACATTCAGACCGACATCTGGGTGCGCTACCAGAACATGCGCGGCCAGAACTGCTACTACGTTTGCGCCGACGATGCCCACGGTACCGCTATTATGCTGCGAGCCGAGCGCGAAGGCATCAGTTCCGAGCAATTGATCGATCGCATTCGCGAGGAACACCAGCAGGACTTCGGTGGCTTCCACATTCGCTTCGACAACTATTACACCACCCACTCGGAAGAGAATCGCCAGTTCTCCGAGTACATCTACCATCAGCTTCAGGAAAACGGGCACATTGCCACGCGCAAGATCACCCAGTCCTTCGATCCGGAAAAGAACATGTTCCTGGCGGACCGCTTCATCAAGGGCACCTGCCCGAAGTGCAAGACCGAGGACCAGTACGGTGATAACTGCGAGGCCTGTGGTGCCACATACACCCCGGCCGAGCTGATCAACCCTCGCTCTGCGGTCTCCGGCGCAACCCCGATCGAGAAGGAGTCTGAACACTATTTCTTCAAGCTCCCCGATTTTCACGACTTCCTGGCTAACTGGACCCGCAGCGGCACGCTTCAGCCGCAGGTTGCCAACAAGCTGGCCGAATGGCTGGATGCCGGGCTGCAGGAATGGGACATCAGCCGCGACGCGCCCTACTTCGGTTTCGAGATTCCGGATGCGCCGGGCAAGTACTTCTACGTCTGGCTGGACGCGCCCATCGGCTACCTCGCCAGCTTCAAGAACCTGTGTAACCGGGAAGGCATCGATTTCGAGCACTTCTGGAAAGCCGATTCCACGGCCGAGGTCTATCACTTCATCGGCAAGGACATTATCAACTTCCACGCCCTGTTCTGGCCGTCCATGCTCCACGATGCCGGCTTCCGGACACCGACTGCGGTCTGGGCCCACGGTTTTGTAACCGTCAACGGCAAGAAGATGTCCAAATCCCGTGGCACCTTCATCATGGCCCGCACCTACCTGGATCATTTGAATCCGGAGTACCTGCGGTACTATTTCGCCGCCAAGCTCACCGGTGGCGTGGATGACATGGACCTTAACCTGGAAGACTTTGCCGCCCGGGTGAACTCGGACCTCGTGGGCAAAGTGGTCAACATTGCCAGCCGCAGCGCCGGTTTTATCACCAAGCGGTTTGACGGGCAGCTCGGCAAGGTTACCGAGCATGACAAGCTCCGGGAATTCATTGAGGCCGGCAAGGACATCGAGGAATTCTACGAATCCCGCGAATTCGGCCGTGCCATGCGCCGCATCATGGAGCTGGCCGACATTGCCAACCAGTACGTCAATGACGAACAGCCGTGGGTCATCGCCAAGCAGGAAGGGCAGGACGAAAAACTGCAGGCCATCTGCACCAACGCCCTGAACATGTTCCACCTGCTGATTACCTACCTCGCGCCGGTTCTGCCGGAAACCGCCAAGGCGTCCGAGGCTTTCCTGAATGCGCCGCTGAACTGGAACGACCGGGCCCAGCGTCTGGAAAACCATGGCATCAACAAGTTCAAGCCGCTGATGAACCGGGTGGACATGGCCCAGATCGAGAAGATGCTGGACGCGTCCAAGGAAGAACTGCCCGCAGCGACCGGCAAGCCGGCACCGGCTGCCAATCTGGAGCCGGTCGCCGATGAGATAGAATTCGGCGATTTCGCGAAGGTGGACCTCCGCGTTGCAAAGATTGTCAAAGCGGAGCATGTGGACGGCGCGGACAAACTCCTGCGTCTGACGCTGGATATCGGGCACGGTGAGCGCAATGTGTTCGCCGGCATCAAGTCCGCGTACAAGCCTGAAGACCTTGAAGGCCGGCTGACGGTGATGGTTGCCAACCTGCAGCCGCGTAAAATGAAATTCGGCCTGTCCGAGGGCATGGTTCTGGCCGCAGGGCCGGGAGGTAAAGAGATCTTTATTCTCTCACCGGATTCCGGCGCCACGCCCGGCATGCGGATCATGTAA
- the rsxA gene encoding electron transport complex subunit RsxA — protein sequence MTEYLLILVSTILVNNFVLVQFLGLCPFMGVSGKLETAMGMSLATTFVLTLSSVCSYLAYTYLLAPLDLAFLKTITFILVIAVVVQFTEMVVRKTSPLLYRVLGIFLPLITTNCAVLGVALLNLNKNNNFVESVLYGFGAAAGFSLVLVLFAAMRERIAVADVPVAFRGAAIGMVTAGLMSLAFLGFTGLVSV from the coding sequence ATGACAGAGTATTTGCTGATTCTGGTCAGCACCATACTGGTGAACAATTTCGTGTTGGTGCAGTTCCTGGGGCTGTGTCCCTTCATGGGGGTTTCCGGCAAGCTGGAAACCGCCATGGGCATGTCCCTGGCCACCACCTTCGTGCTGACGCTGTCATCGGTCTGCAGCTACCTGGCTTATACCTACCTGCTGGCGCCGCTGGATCTCGCCTTCCTGAAAACCATCACTTTTATTCTGGTGATCGCCGTGGTGGTCCAGTTCACCGAAATGGTGGTTCGCAAGACCAGCCCGCTGCTCTACCGGGTCCTCGGCATTTTCCTGCCCCTGATCACCACCAACTGCGCCGTTCTGGGTGTTGCACTTCTGAACCTGAACAAGAACAACAACTTCGTTGAATCCGTACTCTACGGTTTTGGTGCCGCCGCCGGGTTTTCCCTGGTGCTGGTGCTGTTTGCGGCCATGCGGGAACGCATCGCCGTCGCCGATGTGCCGGTTGCCTTTCGGGGCGCCGCCATTGGTATGGTAACCGCAGGGTTGATGTCACTGGCGTTTCTGGGCTTCACAGGCCTGGTCAGCGTTTAA
- the rsxB gene encoding electron transport complex subunit RsxB translates to MWTGIVIAVLVLLALAVVFGGLLGFASERFRVEGNPLVDQIDSLLPQTQCGQCGFPGCRPYAESIADGDAINKCPPGGETTIKALADLLDVEPQPLDAEHGVEQAKRVAIIREDECIGCTKCIQACPVDAILGAAKHMHTVIESECTGCDLCVDPCPVDCIDMITIEPDIRTWTWTPPASGVIATDRQGASA, encoded by the coding sequence ATGTGGACAGGCATTGTCATTGCCGTACTGGTTCTGCTGGCCCTCGCTGTGGTTTTCGGTGGCCTGCTGGGCTTCGCATCTGAGCGCTTCCGGGTTGAGGGCAATCCGCTGGTGGACCAGATTGATTCGCTGCTGCCGCAAACCCAGTGTGGTCAGTGCGGCTTCCCCGGCTGCCGCCCCTATGCCGAGTCCATCGCCGACGGTGATGCCATCAACAAGTGCCCTCCTGGCGGTGAAACGACCATCAAGGCCCTGGCGGATCTGCTGGACGTGGAACCCCAGCCCCTGGATGCCGAGCACGGCGTCGAACAGGCCAAGCGGGTGGCAATCATTCGTGAGGACGAATGCATTGGCTGCACCAAATGCATCCAGGCCTGCCCGGTCGACGCGATCCTTGGCGCGGCCAAACACATGCACACGGTGATTGAAAGCGAATGCACCGGCTGCGATCTCTGCGTGGACCCCTGCCCCGTGGACTGTATCGACATGATCACCATTGAACCGGATATCCGTACCTGGACCTGGACACCGCCGGCGTCCGGCGTCATCGCCACCGATCGCCAGGGGGCCAGCGCCTGA
- the rsxC gene encoding electron transport complex subunit RsxC: MTQLWDFTGGIHPAENKHQSTARPIRDAGIPDSLVLPLQQHIGEPATAIVSVGERVLKGQKIADVSNGLGVPVHAPTSGIIENIAELPVPHPSGMNDWCITLRPDGEDQWIPLEPTRDYRNLERGQVLELIRDGGISGMGGAGFPTNIKLRPPRDRKVDTLILNGAECEPYITADDMTMREQADEIVAGLKVMAWILRPERCVIGIEDNKPEAIEALRVATEGTQIELAVIPTKYPSGGEKQLIQILTGMEVPSGGIPADIGVMCQNVGTAVAVSRLIFEGRPLISRIVTITGEAVREPGNFNALIGTPVQYLLDQAGLQPDKVNRLVLGGPMMGYTLTTTAVPVIKTSNCVIAATATELPAPPPEQPCIRCGECAEVCPMELLPQQLFWYSKAAEFEKAEHLNLFDCIECGACSYVCPSSIPLVQYYRYAKGEIRVQRAEQLKADRARERFEARQERLEREQQEKEQRRKERAKAAAEAQAKKKAEAEKAAAEGDAVDERSAKAALVEQALARKKAKTEAAKPQAPAAEPAQDKPDLEALEKQLAQAQSKLETMQGMLEEAKAQQADNVEKLERAVAKNHDRVTRAEEALADARQKLASQPESQSTE, from the coding sequence ATGACTCAGTTGTGGGATTTCACCGGTGGCATTCATCCGGCAGAGAACAAGCATCAGTCCACCGCGCGCCCGATTCGGGACGCGGGCATCCCAGACAGCCTCGTGTTGCCGCTACAGCAGCACATCGGCGAACCGGCCACGGCCATTGTCAGCGTTGGTGAACGGGTCCTTAAAGGCCAGAAAATTGCAGATGTGAGCAACGGCCTGGGGGTGCCGGTGCATGCGCCGACGTCTGGAATTATTGAAAACATCGCCGAGCTGCCCGTGCCCCACCCCTCCGGCATGAACGACTGGTGCATCACCCTTCGGCCCGATGGCGAAGACCAGTGGATACCACTTGAGCCCACTCGCGATTACCGCAACCTGGAGCGGGGCCAGGTGCTGGAACTGATTCGGGACGGCGGCATTTCCGGTATGGGCGGTGCGGGTTTCCCGACCAACATCAAGCTGCGCCCCCCGAGAGACCGCAAGGTTGATACCCTGATTCTTAATGGCGCCGAGTGTGAGCCCTATATCACCGCCGATGACATGACCATGCGTGAGCAGGCCGATGAGATCGTCGCGGGTCTCAAGGTCATGGCCTGGATCCTGCGTCCGGAACGCTGCGTGATTGGTATCGAGGACAACAAGCCGGAGGCCATCGAGGCCCTGCGCGTTGCGACCGAAGGCACCCAGATTGAACTTGCCGTCATCCCAACCAAATACCCCTCCGGCGGCGAAAAGCAACTGATCCAGATACTGACGGGGATGGAAGTGCCCAGTGGAGGCATCCCGGCCGATATCGGGGTCATGTGCCAGAACGTCGGCACCGCGGTTGCTGTATCCCGGTTGATATTTGAAGGTCGCCCCCTGATTTCCAGAATCGTGACCATCACCGGTGAGGCCGTCCGGGAACCGGGGAATTTCAACGCTTTGATTGGCACCCCGGTGCAGTATCTGCTGGACCAGGCCGGCCTTCAGCCAGACAAGGTGAACCGCCTGGTGCTGGGTGGTCCGATGATGGGCTACACCCTCACCACCACGGCCGTGCCGGTGATCAAGACCAGCAACTGCGTGATTGCCGCCACCGCCACGGAGTTGCCGGCGCCGCCACCGGAGCAACCCTGTATCCGGTGCGGGGAGTGCGCCGAAGTCTGTCCAATGGAGCTCCTGCCACAGCAGTTGTTCTGGTACTCCAAGGCTGCGGAGTTTGAAAAAGCCGAGCACCTGAACCTGTTTGATTGCATAGAGTGCGGCGCCTGTTCGTACGTCTGCCCGAGCTCCATTCCCCTGGTGCAGTACTATCGCTACGCCAAGGGAGAGATTCGGGTGCAGCGGGCCGAACAGCTGAAGGCCGACCGGGCTCGGGAGCGTTTTGAAGCTCGCCAGGAGCGCCTGGAGCGGGAACAGCAGGAGAAGGAGCAGCGCCGGAAGGAACGCGCGAAAGCCGCAGCGGAAGCCCAGGCGAAGAAGAAGGCGGAAGCTGAAAAAGCGGCCGCCGAAGGCGATGCGGTGGATGAGCGTTCAGCCAAGGCGGCACTGGTTGAACAGGCCCTCGCCCGCAAGAAAGCCAAGACCGAGGCTGCCAAACCGCAAGCGCCTGCGGCCGAACCTGCTCAGGACAAGCCCGACCTGGAGGCACTCGAAAAGCAGTTGGCCCAGGCGCAGTCCAAACTTGAAACCATGCAGGGCATGCTGGAAGAAGCCAAAGCCCAGCAGGCCGACAATGTAGAGAAACTGGAACGGGCGGTCGCCAAGAACCACGACCGGGTGACGCGCGCGGAAGAAGCCCTGGCCGACGCCCGCCAGAAGCTGGCGTCCCAACCCGAATCCCAGTCAACCGAATAA
- the rsxD gene encoding electron transport complex subunit RsxD, producing the protein MAFAQQSSPHAHHARPTSRVMLWVIIAALPGLFAQTVFFGWGNLINVVWCVALAMACEAAILKLRNKPVAFFLKDNTAAVTGLLLGLSLPQFAPWWVSGIAVMSAIVVAKQLYGGLGSNPFNPAMVGYALVLISFPVAMTTNWAEPALLWDGAPGFSETLGTIASAQQTAVDGWTMATPLDEYKHKIATRTAEEVLAHPTFGDGIARGWEWVNAGFLAGGLLLVLLRIITWHIPIGYLAGLVLMSLAFGNNADQYAPLSLHLLAGGTVLGAFFIATDPVSAATSHQGKLIYGAGIGVLIYLIRTWGSYPDAVAFSVLLMNFAVPFIDHYTPPRTYGHHKARRGVPGRKQG; encoded by the coding sequence ATGGCATTTGCTCAACAGTCTTCACCCCATGCCCATCATGCCCGCCCCACATCAAGGGTTATGCTCTGGGTAATCATCGCTGCGTTGCCTGGCCTGTTCGCGCAGACGGTGTTCTTTGGCTGGGGCAACCTGATCAATGTGGTGTGGTGCGTTGCACTGGCGATGGCCTGCGAGGCTGCCATCCTCAAGCTCCGGAACAAGCCCGTCGCCTTTTTCCTGAAAGATAATACGGCGGCGGTAACCGGCCTGCTGCTCGGCTTGTCGTTGCCACAATTTGCGCCCTGGTGGGTTTCCGGCATTGCGGTTATGTCCGCCATCGTCGTTGCCAAGCAGCTCTATGGCGGGCTCGGTTCCAATCCCTTCAATCCGGCGATGGTGGGCTATGCCCTGGTTTTGATCTCCTTTCCGGTGGCCATGACCACAAACTGGGCGGAACCCGCGTTGCTGTGGGACGGCGCGCCCGGTTTCTCCGAAACCCTCGGCACGATCGCCTCGGCCCAGCAGACTGCGGTTGACGGCTGGACCATGGCGACACCGCTGGACGAGTACAAGCACAAGATCGCGACCCGCACGGCGGAAGAGGTACTGGCGCACCCGACCTTTGGTGACGGCATTGCCAGGGGCTGGGAATGGGTGAATGCCGGCTTTCTGGCGGGCGGGCTCCTGCTGGTCCTGCTCCGGATCATCACCTGGCACATTCCGATCGGCTATCTCGCCGGACTCGTGCTGATGAGCCTGGCTTTCGGCAACAACGCCGATCAGTACGCGCCACTGTCCCTGCACCTACTGGCCGGTGGCACCGTGCTCGGAGCCTTCTTCATCGCCACCGATCCGGTGTCGGCAGCGACCAGCCATCAGGGCAAACTGATTTACGGTGCTGGCATCGGCGTGCTTATTTACCTGATACGGACCTGGGGAAGCTACCCCGATGCCGTGGCCTTCAGCGTTCTGCTGATGAACTTTGCGGTTCCGTTCATTGATCACTACACGCCACCGCGGACCTACGGCCACCACAAGGCCCGTCGCGGTGTGCCGGGCAGGAAGCAGGGGTAA
- the rsxG gene encoding electron transport complex subunit RsxG yields the protein MAALAQSIRRSAIGLGLFAMITGGTIAVTQALTEKRIQEQAARAEAKALFEIIPESAHDNNLLRDTVQLPASERLATDGPLTAWVARRDGRPTGMILPIVAPDGYSGNIRLLVGVDLNGTVLGVRVTSHKETPGLGDRIETKKSDWIRSFEGRSLGQPPHREWNVKKNGGEFDQFTGATITPRAVVKAVQKSLIYFRQNRQVIRERLNEAPSPRPKAITPETIAGEATRSEHS from the coding sequence ATGGCTGCACTTGCACAATCGATACGTCGCAGCGCCATTGGCCTGGGCCTGTTCGCCATGATCACCGGGGGCACCATCGCGGTTACCCAGGCACTGACCGAGAAACGGATCCAGGAGCAGGCCGCGCGCGCCGAAGCCAAGGCGCTGTTTGAAATCATTCCGGAAAGCGCCCATGACAACAACCTGCTCCGGGATACGGTCCAGTTGCCCGCCAGTGAACGCCTGGCCACCGATGGGCCGCTGACGGCCTGGGTGGCTCGACGTGACGGCCGGCCCACGGGCATGATCCTGCCCATCGTTGCCCCGGACGGCTATTCCGGCAATATCCGGCTGCTGGTCGGTGTCGACCTGAACGGCACGGTTCTCGGCGTCCGGGTCACCAGTCATAAGGAAACGCCCGGGCTCGGTGATCGCATCGAGACCAAGAAGTCCGACTGGATCCGAAGCTTTGAGGGCCGCTCGCTTGGCCAGCCACCGCACCGCGAGTGGAACGTGAAGAAGAACGGTGGGGAGTTCGACCAGTTCACCGGTGCCACCATTACCCCCCGGGCGGTGGTCAAGGCGGTCCAGAAATCCCTGATCTATTTCCGCCAGAACCGGCAGGTGATTCGGGAGCGACTCAACGAAGCGCCGTCACCCCGACCGAAAGCCATCACTCCGGAAACCATTGCCGGAGAAGCAACCCGTTCGGAGCATTCCTGA